In the Orcinus orca chromosome 19, mOrcOrc1.1, whole genome shotgun sequence genome, CTGAAATCATGCCTGAGTTTAaattaaatatggaaaataagcAACATTTTTGaaaccctgttttctttttcttataaatcagctgtgttctagaaaaaaaaaaaaattcttcagtgcTTGACATATTTTCCTTCACATCTAATAATACGTGCAGAATATTTAGAActtgagaacaaaataaaactttaccTAATAGGACTCTCTGAATCAGAGGATACTGTTATTAATTCCGCTGTATATAAGCTACGCTTCCCTGATAAGTTCGCTGCTTTTGGAGTGGAAGCTTTTACTGGACTATCGTCTTGTGCGTCTTCAGAATCCGTAGCTCTAATGATTACTGTAGCAGGTGTGCTGCTACTTCTTACAGATCTTCTGCTTGGTTTCAGTGTAGAAACAAATACCAAGCTGTCTTCAGTCTCAGCTTTAGAGTGTATAACCTTATCCTTAACTGGTATGCCGGTTTTTCTTGAAGACTTACTGTTACACGGAGAGGAAATTTTTAGAGGGTCATCATCTGCTGCACCTTCACAAACAAGGTTTTTGCTGTTAAGTAATGTGCTGTTTTTGaaaacttctgttttcttttgtcttaaaCTCATTCTAAgcctgttttgattttgtttctctttaaaggaaaaagttGATTCGTTCTCTTGAGGATTTCTCTCTCTATTTTCACCTGGAATAGCACCAGTATctaagatttttttattctttttcttcagctttttacttttctccttagGAAAACCTCCTTTATCAGCATGTGTCTGTGAATTGCCATTATTTGAAATCATTTGGATATTAGGATTTTCCATGATTTTTTTAGAATTATTGTCTCTTCCTTCCTCATTTAAAGATTTTTCATTGAGCTCTTTCTGCTTATCAGAAGACTTTTTGACTCCATTTTTAAGTGCATCTGATGTTGGCTGCCTAAATGCTTTCATAAACTGCTGTCTTTCTTCTAGAGTGCATTTTGGTTTCACAGCTTCAGAACTTCCAGCTTCCAACACTGCCAATTCTAGTTCTTCCTCATGTATAACGacattagattttcttttctgactcGTCTGTTCATTCTCAGGATCAGACAGACTATTTTCCATTTCCACCTGCTTTTGTTTCAAGAAAATTGAGGGTATTTTCCctgtcttttttggggggatggggtgAACTTGGGCAAGAACAGTGACTGTCTTAAAGCGGACCTGTTGGGAAATTTCATAGGTTTCTGGGTCAGTCATACAACCACTTTTGACTGCATCGTCAACAGTTTCAGAAGGAATACAAACAGACACTGTAGAGTCTGGTGCCTGTTCCACTTTACTTTcgttgtgactttttaaaaattcctcataTGAGACAGTTATTGTACTATCATTTAACTGGGCTGTTTTAGTTATATTATCTCTAGATTCTGCATCATTTGcagtattttccatttcattagtTAGGGAAGGCATTAtctgtttactatcattaccatGTCTTTTAAGGAGATTTAGTTCCTCTGCTAAGGGTAAACTTTCAGATAGATTTattacctctctgtgcttccttttccTCAATTTTCTGCGATCATTTTTTGAGGGGCCTTGTTTAGGACTTATTTTCTTAGAACTTTTTTTGGAGGTCATAGTGCTTGATTGTTTTTTGGTATCTTGAATACTTTCTGCAAGTACCTTGACATGTTTCTTGTAGAGTAAAGCAGAAGTACTACTTCCCACAAAATTGTTACTTAAACTGGAGTCTTCCTTGCTATCATCACTGTTAATTTCAATTGCAgattcattttcagttttaatatgACTTAGTTGATGAGATAAATTaagtctctttcctctcttcttatTCTCTGTATTTGAGGACATTTCCAAAGGCGTTTTACAGTCTTTGTCACTGTCAGCAGGCAATGGTGTGGATGATTTTATCTTGTACTTTTTTGCTGtctgagttttctcatttgtggGTAAAGTCTTTCTAAAATAATCCAGAATATTACTGGATTTTGGTGGAGAGAAAACCCTGTCTGCAGTCTTCCCCATTGGTGATAAATATTTAGTGATTGTTTTGCAAGTTCTGTCATCATCTTTCCTTCGCTTCTTGCTTGCCTatcaatttaaaagaagaaaaacacttaTTTCAAGCAACATAAATTTTAAACATGGATCTATTATTTTATGTAATGcaataaaaaaaggaaggctCCCTTAGTTGATAAACATTACatattaggaagaaaaagagcTTTAAAGTTAAACCTACATTCAAATCTCAATGTCACATCAAGTTATACAATTATAATTTGTGTACTTTATAtattatacgtcaataaaaagtTTCAAGGCCCCCCTATGCTTGTGTACAAATGTGTTAATTACTGTTGGCCTCTGTTTACTCTATAACCTTTGAATAGTACCACCCACCCCACAGAATTTGTAATGAACATATTACATACAAACATGTGAAGTCTGATGCATGCTAGGAActctataaatattatttccattcCCTTTATACtgttttagttaaaaataaacaaattattctatttccaagaaacAGGTACATGGTGAACAAGTCTAGGATCTCAAAATTTACTAATTAAGTGAAAATTATAGTGGACATTTACTACAAATAAAACAAGACTTTTCAGTGTTTTAGTATGCTATTAAGAGTTACCGCCTGCCTCTTATACTATTTAGTACCCTTAAAAAAAAGCTCcagcaactttatttttaacttcccTCAGTTCATTTGTTACAAAAAACTTGCCAGAACAACAAGAAaacctttggttttttttgaagATAAGTAACAAAGGAATTATAAAtctagaaaattaaaatggattataAGGCTATCATGATTAAAAGCATAGCACTGATGCATGAATAGGCAGGCAACTTAATAGAACCGAttagaaaaccagaaagagacATAAGTGTGTATTTAAGAATTTGGTATATTATAATAGTAGCACTCAAGTTAGTGGGCAAAGAAGTAGTTAATAAATAGTACGGGGACAAATTTTAACCCTCTGGATAAATATGagacaaaataaattacagacagattaaaattttacatcttaaaatgaaatgataaatgtACTAGAAGAAAATGCTAATGAgttgttagtattattattatcgtGAGCTCGTATCAGAGGCACAATACcataggctctggagtcaggcagatCTAAGCTCAAGTGCTGGCTCTGACATCTACCAGTGTGGGACCTTAAGcaaattactgttaattttctaACTTAATTTTTTCTAACCTAACTTACTTTTAATTACTTCTTAACCTTCTCTCATCTGTAGAATACAGATAAAAACACCTCATCACAGGGCtgatattaagtaaaataatgtgtATAAGGTCCTTACCCTTAAAATACTAAACAGTAAGTATCATTACTGTGAAATAGCCCTCTAAGCAGGGCACCAAAAGCAGAACGTGTAATGAAAAGACTGGAAAACTGagcaaacaaaaagcaagaacTGTGTAATTCAAGTATCAAAAGTCCTTCTTCACACCTGAGACAAGCAGAGCAACTGCCTTTTCAGCAGAGAAGTATCAGCATAACATCTATTAGCAAGCAGACAAAAGTACTCAATTCTAAAAAGTAAGAGTCTCAGCAAAATAAGTGAATATACATCTTGACTCACTTCGAAGACATCTGTTTGCATACTTCAGTTAGAATGCGAGCTTGAAAGGTGTAAAAATATAGCAACCGTCTACTTTTAGATGCTACTCCACTACTTCATGGCATTAGAATCTCTTAACAACAACTGCTTAGTACATTTCACTGAAATTTGATGAACACAGGAGAATAACAGCATGCCAAGCTGGGACTTCTAACTGCAGTATCTTAAGCCCTACCTAGAACAATGAGatagtgatttttaaatgacGTACCTTTTTTGATTCCTGTAGTGACAATCTAAGCGGTATTCCTAGAGCAGATGATTGGGTGGACAGGTAGAACTTAAAGATTCTTTTCAACGCTAAAGTTCTATGATTCCTTATCATGAACCCCAGACTTGACCCTGGGATCCTCCGTAACATTTCACAAGTCCAAAACATCAAGTTCCAGAAACATTTCAGGATCTGGTAACTAGTCCTTTACTAGGCATCTTAAGGTCCCCGCAAACATCTCACAATCCCAATGTTTCTAGGGACCTATCACGTCTTTAAGAAACGACACACCCCAGCAATTGTTCCACAGAATGTCACACTCTGGGGCGTCACCagatccctccttccccctcataGATCCTAAGTCGGGATTACCTTTCCCCCACACCCAACATTCGGAGATATTCAAGCTCACCTCAT is a window encoding:
- the ATAD5 gene encoding ATPase family AAA domain-containing protein 5 isoform X2, which codes for MVGVLAMAAAAAPPPVKDYGNEASKKRRKDDDRTCKTITKYLSPMGKTADRVFSPPKSSNILDYFRKTLPTNEKTQTAKKYKIKSSTPLPADSDKDCKTPLEMSSNTENKKRGKRLNLSHQLSHIKTENESAIEINSDDSKEDSSLSNNFVGSSTSALLYKKHVKVLAESIQDTKKQSSTMTSKKSSKKISPKQGPSKNDRRKLRKRKHREVINLSESLPLAEELNLLKRHGNDSKQIMPSLTNEMENTANDAESRDNITKTAQLNDSTITVSYEEFLKSHNESKVEQAPDSTVSVCIPSETVDDAVKSGCMTDPETYEISQQVRFKTVTVLAQVHPIPPKKTGKIPSIFLKQKQVEMENSLSDPENEQTSQKRKSNVVIHEEELELAVLEAGSSEAVKPKCTLEERQQFMKAFRQPTSDALKNGVKKSSDKQKELNEKSLNEEGRDNNSKKIMENPNIQMISNNGNSQTHADKGGFPKEKSKKLKKKNKKILDTGAIPGENRERNPQENESTFSFKEKQNQNRLRMSLRQKKTEVFKNSTLLNSKNLVCEGAADDDPLKISSPCNSKSSRKTGIPVKDKVIHSKAETEDSLVFVSTLKPSRRSVRSSSTPATVIIRATDSEDAQDDSPVKASTPKAANLSGKRSLYTAELITVSSDSESPIRMKFTRISTPKKSKKKSKKRSKKSETADEDFESQTRKVSSASKNVSKAKQLIEKAKALHISRSKATEEIVTPLRRSSRHQTLPEKSETEDSVITGSSPTPLKHPEKNQKKLQCLNDVLGKKLNKTPKNVPGKVKVAPLFLTRKAQKTADPVLGFDESRCN
- the ATAD5 gene encoding ATPase family AAA domain-containing protein 5 isoform X3, with product MVGVLAMAAAAAPPPVKDYGNEASKKRRKDDDRTCKTITKYLSPMGKTADRVFSPPKSSNILDYFRKTLPTNEKTQTAKKYKIKSSTPLPADSDKDCKTPLEMSSNTENKKRGKRLNLSHQLSHIKTENESAIEINSDDSKEDSSLSNNFVGSSTSALLYKKHVKVLAESIQDTKKQSSTMTSKKSSKKISPKQGPSKNDRRKLRKRKHREVINLSESLPLAEELNLLKRHGNDSKQIMPSLTNEMENTANDAESRDNITKTAQLNDSTITVSYEEFLKSHNESKVEQAPDSTVSVCIPSETVDDAVKSGCMTDPETYEISQQVRFKTVTVLAQVHPIPPKKTGKIPSIFLKQKQVEMENSLSDPENEQTSQKRKSNVVIHEEELELAVLEAGSSEAVKPKCTLEERQQFMKAFRQPTSDALKNGVKKSSDKQKELNEKSLNEEGRDNNSKKIMENPNIQMISNNGNSQTHADKGGFPKEKSKKLKKKNKKILDTGAIPGENRERNPQENESTFSFKEKQNQNRLRMSLRQKKTEVFKNSTLLNSKNLVCEGAADDDPLKISSPCNSKSSRKTGIPVKDKVIHSKAETEDSLVFVSTLKPSRRSVRSSSTPATVIIRATDSEDAQDDSPVKASTPKAANLSGKRSLYTAELITVSSDSESPIRMKFTRISTPKKSKKKSKKRSKKSETADEDFESQTRKVIEILGCPVSGILFCKTVTITIGSDTPKEDSHIS